In Megalops cyprinoides isolate fMegCyp1 chromosome 12, fMegCyp1.pri, whole genome shotgun sequence, the sequence GGAAATAGTGACCTATATGGAGGGGTCTCATTCAGACTTAAAGGACGTGTCCATCCATGGGGTCACCAAGTGCTCCAGCACTGCTGTGGTTTATGTGAAGGttacataaaaaatgacacatttgtcTAAACAATCTGTAGCCTTCCCCCATCCAATACTTACCCTTAAAACGGGCATGACTAAtgttatttcatatatattaaaACTTCTCATCCACAGGCCAATTTTAGAGAGAGATGAAGGATCTTTCTTGGCTGATTAAGACTTTGGTTTGATTCTCTGTTTGAGGGGACACTGCTCATGTCTCGCGTTTACTAGGATTAGTCGCACTAAAGACAAGTGACAGCCCGGGGAGCCTGAAATGGCTGCTTCAAACCGACAGCCGCTTTTAAATGAGAACTCCCCCTGTAACCTAGCAAAAGAAACATCCTTTTTTTGGCATAACCCCTTTAATGGCTGACTGTGACCCTCTTAAGGACTGTGAAAACCTTTTGATGacacagcatgaaaataaaGCTTAGAAATCAACAGTGCAAGTTAACCACAGTAAGAGGGGGCGTGTATGAGCGTATACTGAGGATGGCAGACGGGCGTGGCTGAATACACTATTGGGTCATTCTCCACAGGGCAGAGCCAACTGGGGAAATTAGAGATTcaagtgagacagtgaggtcTGTGGTCATACACAACACAGTCATTCAGCACTTGAAAACACGTCTTTAAAGACAGCACCGGAGATCAATAGAGAATCCATgtattacaaatacattcaaaGTCATGTTCCACAGGTTTGACCCTGTAGCTTCTTATTGCATTGAGTTACTTAAATTCTAAAAGAATGGGAATATAAAATGGTAATTTCATCTCAGAACTGAGGTGGGTCAAGGGGAGGGGACTCGCCTGGGAGAATGAACCTATAGCCGCACGTTTGTGTATTCAAAAACACCCGCGTATCCAaatccacatgcacacaatggtattcaagaaaaaatatattaacatcATTTAAATTAGAAAACTGTACAAGGGCCTCAGTGTAGTAAAATACTCCttagaaagaaagaggaaaaaatccTGTGAATTTCATCTTTTGTATGTaaaccccccttccccctctcatTAAAATAGTTATTTTCCATCTAGTAAAAATATTCCCAGGGACTGGCTGGGACCCCAGGCACTGGAATCAATCTTTGTAcaatattcaagaaaaaatgagaagaattttttcaaaataaaagcatgttccCCAAAAACCCTATGGCTGGAACGACGCTGACCTCCAGCTGACCTCTACACTGTTACATGTTCTGACTGCTCTCACCAATCAGGGGCTGAGAAGCCAGCGGGGAGTAGTTAACCAGTTACCCACAACCCCCCTGGCCCCCTTTTGTCTTCCTCCCAGTCAACAGTCCAGCTGTCTAGGCCTGTAACATCAGAAGCGCACACGTGCTTCAGCGAGGCGGACAGTGGAACCCCCAGAGCACACCACACACCTTCTCcacccactgctgtctgttcaaCTAGTAAAGTGAAAGAGAGGACACTAGAGTGGCCCTATGTTAGCCCTTCTACATGAGTGGCGAGAGGCTGTTTAAAATGCTCAGGATGCTAAGATCAGTTAAAAGCTCTATTCAATggcttaaaagaaaaaaaaaaaatcagtccgGTAGAGGGAGTGTTTGGCCGTCCCCTGATCTGCTGCAAGCAGGTTGTTGGAAAGATGTTGCTACGACGCTGTGTGGTTTTCGATGGGCAGGGAGGGGCCACTATAATGGCTTGGGGTTTTTCACCTACACTCCCCATTCCCTAAGCGTCTAAATCCAAACTCAAAACGCAGGGTTCAGACCAGTCCACTTTGGCCTGATCCATTTCTACGGCAGTGGTCTTGCAGAAGTACCTCGGGGGTGACCAgatggcttgccgtgaggcACAGCCTACCAAATTACACCCTCCCGggccatgttaaaaaaaaaggaaaaaaaaaaaaagaaagaagacacaGTATGAGGAGATCAAAGCTTGAGCTTCACAGTGTACCCCCCTCCCCGCCGCACCCCGCCCCGGGGGCCCCTCCTCAGTCGATGGGGCCCTGGAAGATGAGCTTGGCGCAGCCCTGCGTGAGGTTGAGCGGCGCGGCGCAGAACGGGCAGGCGGCGTGGAAGGCGTGCGTGCCGTGCGGCAGCGGGATCTCCGCCCAGTACTTGGCCGACTTCTCCGAGCACACGTGTCCGCAGGGCACGAAGGCGTGCGTGGGCGCGCCCGTGTCCACGTAGAAGGCGGGCTCGCAGCCCAGCCACAGCGGCACGTAGGGCCCCACGGCGCGGCACATGGGGCACTCGCGCTGCGCGTTGGGCTCCTGCTCCGAGCGGTGGCCCCAGTCGTGGTAGCCGTGCACGTGGCCGCAGGCCAGGTACACCCAGGGCTGCTTGTCCTCCAGCGGCGCGGGCGCGCGGCTGCGCTGCATGCTGGGGAAGGCCAGCGTGTTGAGGCCCACGGGGCACTGCGGCCGCGCCGCGTTGATCTCCTGCCGCAGCGCCTCCAGGTGCTTCTGCGTGGGCGTGTGGAAGAGCCCGTCCGCCGTGCGCCACAGCAGCGTGGCGCCGCACAGGTCCACCAGCGAGCCGTCCTGCAGCACGTTGCTCTCGCTCTCCACCTGCGGGGGGCGGCGCAGAGCACGGttcagcgcacacacacgccaccattatcatcattactGCACTGAATACTGCCCAACTGAACAGGGGCCATCATTCACTACTTAGCACTACAGAAAAGCATTACTGGAATAAAATCCTATGGGAAAATagacataaaaaacatttcaccaatacatacataattaGACATAAAACAAGCAATAATGCATACATAATTAGACAAAGACATCTCAATAAAGAAGTACTGTGTACTATATTGAATATTTGACAACCATTCTCTCTGACTATCACTGCCTCAGACAGTACTGCATTGTCCCCCTGGATAATCCATACACTGGTTGTTTGTCATCATGGGTCACCATTTTGTGAATGCTACAGTGCAGACTTCCTCTCTGGAGACAATGCAGCATTCTGCAGCTCTCTCCTGTGCCCTGGCACCGCATGTGGCGAAACGGGTTCCGGTGGTACTGACCAGCTTGCCGCGGGTCTGCGCGGAGCGGGTCTCCCTCAGGGTGTAGACGTCCCCGCAGACAGAGATCTCCCTCCAAACACCGGGCTTGGACTCCTCTGTGAACCCGCCCCTCGGGTGCATCACCAGCACACCGTTGGTGGTCAGCCCGTCCATGTGGCCGTCCGGGTTCTTCCACTTTGCTGCTTTTTCCtgggtgtggagggaggggaagaatGGATGGGTGACTTTAGTGATTCCTGCTTGACTGAAATCACAGTTTCATATCATCACAGATATGCCTGTTTCACCTGCTAGGGTCATAGCCCCCAAAACAACGACAGCTCCCTCCCCTACCCATACACCCCTGATGCATACTGACCCCCAGGAAGATGTTTTTGGAGGAGTCGAAGCCGGCCGCGTAGATGCGCGCAGTGTAGGGGGGGTTCCGCTCACAGACCACCCGACAAGCGAATCGCGAGATGGTGCTCTGTGTGATGGGGGTTTCCTCCCCAACCTGGCCACCCGACACTGTGTCCGTCACCACAAAGTCAATGGGGCTCTCCGTCGACCGCCCGATCTGAAAGAGACACGCTCGTTACAACATTACATACCagtatcccagcatgctttaCCTCACGGTATTGCTTTCAGTGGCCCGTCATTTATACTGTACTTTGTATATGCAAGTACCCTGAAACATACAAATATTCACTCAGCATTAATCTCTTATGATTACCTGACTAATCTCATATTATCATTTATCTGGCCtcttgttttgtaaatatgtcTTTTCTGGCCCACGTTCAGGAACATAACCCCTGCTTATAACACTGTGTCTATGGAAAATCATGATTCAGTTCAGGACAATAGCGTATGATGgggtttcccagaatgctttgtgTGGTAAAACAGGGATGTGTGTTCTATGTTGTTCTATCCTTAGCCTTAAATAATAACCCCTTTCATAACCCTAATTCCATATCCACAGAAAGCTGTTTTGAACCACCCAGagagaaaacaatgaaagacaCATTCTtagcagagaaatgaaaacactgaaatagaAGTGAAATTATGGGAGTAAATATTATCAAAAGGCAAATctaaatcattacattattgttgtttagcaACTGCCATACAgatggatacttactgaggcagttgagggtttaagtaccttgccaagggtacaacagcagtgccccagcagagaattgaaccagcaaccttctggttacgagccctggtccttaccagTACACCACTCTGTTGCTTTATATCAGAAAATATGTGCTTTTTCCATGTTATACTTTCATGTTCTTTGGAGATGTGGTGGGTTTTATCTGCGGACATGTTCCCTGTGTTTTCCCGGCAGACTCACACATACTTGGATACACTGAATAACTTGAGCATTCACTGACTTGGAACTGAGGTGGTGAACAGATGTTAGAACAGGAAGCTGGACTGtggtatttctgttttgtcatggGCTGTTCCCCATTTCCTTAGCAGATTCAGATTAGTGCCAGGACTGCATGTGGCAGGGAGCACATGTGCTCCACCAGCAGCACGATGGCTCAAACTCTCTCCAGCTCAGATGCAAATAATCCCAGATTGGGCAGACAGATAATTCCTTCATAATGCCATAAACCTTAGTCCTCTTGCAAGTCTGCTATGTTCTCAATCAAGGGGTCTGAGCAAGGAGACTAAGCCATACGCAGGTTACTTCACATGGTATTTTTGGGGCTGACTGCAACTGGTACGACACTGGTGGGTTTGCCTGCGGTTTTACCTGGAacatgtctgtgtctttgtcgTGGCAGTACTCCACCACCACTGTCTGATTCCGGGAAAGAGTGTAGGAGATactgtgctgccccctgcagttCACCGCCTGAAACAGAATGCAATGAgagcacattcacacatctcAGCCGCCATCATCTGAAAGCCAGCCACTTTATACAGGTAGGCAAAAGTCTGAGCCTTCTTCAGCATACTACATCGCCACAGAAAAAGTATATTTAAACACCTTTTAATCATATCCATTACGTTTAGGTCAGAGACTCTGTAAGAGCTATTAATTATGAATCATGCTTCATTCTAGTAAACACAGCATAAGAAACACAGCAATCCTTACTCCAAAATTTAAAACTATTAACAAAAGGGACCCAAGTGGCTCAGCCAACTAGCCTTTCCCTTTGAGCACAGGCTGGCCCCTACAGCCCGGGTTACATCCCAGCAGTGTCATTAACTGACAAACTGGCTTTGTGTGAGCAAGAGTTTCTTCATCTCACCGCTGTAAGGGCACCCTGTATTTTGTCAGGCGCCTGTAAGTCAAGAGTAGCAGCTATCCTGTAACAAGCGCCTGCTCCTACCATAGcgcactgtgtgacttgtatgGCGAAAAGCAGCCTGGCGTTTCACACTGGAGTGTTTCAGAGAACTGCATTCGTCTTATTTCAGAGCTCCCACGTGCATTCAGGTGATTCAAAAACAGCGGCATAAAAGGTGATTAAAGTATTAGAATTAATTTGCCGCAATGTTGAACAACAGGGCTTATAACCTGGATACaacaaataaaggaaacaatAACTGTGTTGGAAAGCAAGAGCAACCAATACATTTCATAACAGTCTAAACGTATGAGTGTCAGCAGACCACCTTTGCGAAACAAGAAATCTTCCAGGAAGCTACAGATTTAGCATTTTGACACAAATTTTGTTCACGCATTTTGTTCATTCTAGGGGAAATGATTCAAACCCCATGATGCCTTTTGACAGATTACAGTAAGGTAAAATGCAACATAAAGCTAAATACCACCACACACTAGCCACTGGCAACTATCACTGGCCACCAACTCGACCAGCTTCTTCCTTTCGCTATATCATTTTCAGTAGTTTTAAAATTGCTCAGAGTAACTGAATACCAAATCTGCCTCCCGCTTGAGGACTTCAGGAGGTATATTTTGGCATATTTTGTGATTCTAATAAAATCAGCTGACTAAGTTTGACGTCTTGTTGATGTATTCCCATCAGGGCTGGGCAAAGCTTGCCCTGCGTCAGGGTTCCTGGCCAGGCTGGCTCCACGTGACTACAAAGTAATATTGTGCAAACTGTATTTAAGTGGATCAGTAAACAGAAGCTGTTTTTGTGACAGGGAGCACAAAGGCGTTGTCCCAAATTAGCTTAGCGGGTCACCTGACAGCCTGAGCCTGCGTGAGTGCGTGTTTGAGTGAGAAACACGGAGCGCGGTTTCCGCGCGGGCCGCGGGGAGGGGAATCTCATGACTGCTGTTTGTCCTCAGCTTCAGCTGATTCAGGTCACAAAGCGCTTGAGTGCCACAGCGTCTCGGTGAGAAGCAAAGCCCCGCACAATCGCTTTATCACTTACAGAGGGAGCAAAGCAGGGCCGCACAAAACCTCCATTATGCTAACCCTGCACTGAGGACCCCAGCGGGAACTTTGTGggacagagaaaaggacagaTTATGGGGCTGATAAGCGACGCTTGTGCGCCCGTGCTCCGTTTACGCCCCCTCCCGGGACAGAGCGGGCCTTTCAGGAGCGAGGAGAGGGGCCCGGCGCTGCCCACTCGGGCCACATGCTGCGCGGCCCGATCGGCGCGGCGCGCTCTCGCCCACATCTGCATCACGAGAGCGTGTGGCACAGGGGAGGGGAAAACTGGGTCACGCTAGTGAGACTGTGCAGCTGGAAGCGGAAACCGAGCAGTGACAGCGTGTcgaagccagagagagagaaagagagagagagagggagagggagagggagagagagggagagggagagagagagagagagagagagagagagagagggagagagagggagagagagggagagagagggagagagggagggagagagggagagagagagggagagagagagggagagagagggagagagggagggagagagggagagagagagagagagagggatagggatacagagagggagagacaaagaggaggccagagacagagaaacagagacaga encodes:
- the peli2 gene encoding E3 ubiquitin-protein ligase pellino homolog 2 codes for the protein MFSPSQEERCAPAKEPVKYGELVVLGYNGSLPNGDRGRRKSRFALYRRAKANGVKPSTVHILNSPQASKAVNCRGQHSISYTLSRNQTVVVEYCHDKDTDMFQIGRSTESPIDFVVTDTVSGGQVGEETPITQSTISRFACRVVCERNPPYTARIYAAGFDSSKNIFLGEKAAKWKNPDGHMDGLTTNGVLVMHPRGGFTEESKPGVWREISVCGDVYTLRETRSAQTRGKLVESESNVLQDGSLVDLCGATLLWRTADGLFHTPTQKHLEALRQEINAARPQCPVGLNTLAFPSMQRSRAPAPLEDKQPWVYLACGHVHGYHDWGHRSEQEPNAQRECPMCRAVGPYVPLWLGCEPAFYVDTGAPTHAFVPCGHVCSEKSAKYWAEIPLPHGTHAFHAACPFCAAPLNLTQGCAKLIFQGPID